The Kribbella sp. HUAS MG21 genome includes the window ACGATTCGGTCAGGTCGCCGCCGCGCCCGGCAGCGTCACACTGGTCCGGCCCGGCACCCTGCACGACTACGCCACGGTCGGCGACCGCTGGCACTTCCTCTACGCGCACCTGCACCCGAAACCCGACTGGCTGCCGCTGCTCGACTGGCCGGAGGTTGCTCCTGGCACCGTTCAGCTGCACCCGGCCGGACCGACCTTCGACCGGATCGCCGGCCACCTGCGGGACGCCGTACGGCATCAGCGCAGCGTGCTCCCGCAGGCCGAGCAGCTCAGCGTGAACTCGCTGGAGGCCGCGCTGCTGTGGTGCGACACCCAGAACCCGAAGGCCGTGCAGATCGACGACCGCCTGCTGCGCGCGATCGAGCTCGTCGACCAGGACCTGACCGCGAACCTCGACGTCCCGCGGCTCGCCCGCGCGGTGAATCTGAGCGTGTCCCGCTTCGCGCACCTGTTCCGCGAGCAGCTCGGCGTCACCCCGCAGCAGTTCGTCGAGCGTCGCCGCCTCGACGCCGCCGCCCGGCTCCTCGAACTCACCAGCCGCTCGGTCGCCTCGGTTGCCGCCCAGGTCGGGTACGCCGACCCGCTCTACTTCTCCACCCGCTTCCGTCTGCACACTGGAAACAGCCCTACTTCGTACCGCAAGAGGACTTAGAGTTCTGCGCATGAGAACGCGTGCTGTGGTGGCGGGCCTGGCCGTGCTGGCGGTCGTGGGGTTGGGGGCGTGCGCGCCCGAGGACAGCTCGTCGGGGGCGGCGACGCCGTCCGGGGCGGACGACTGCGCGAAGGACAAGCTGGCGGTGAAGACCGCCGGGACGCTGACGGTCGGCACCGACAAGCCGGCGTACGAGCCGTGGTTCAGCGGCGACGACCCGAGCAACGGCAAGGGCTACGAGTCGGCGGTCACCTACGCGGTGGCGAAGAAGCTCGGGTTCGAGCAGGCCGAGGTGAAGTGGCAGACGGTGCAGTTCAACACCGCGTTCGCGCCCGGCCCGAAGGCGTTCGACCTGGACGTGAACCAGGTGTCGATCTCCGAGGACCGCCGCAAGGCCGTCGACTTCTCCTCGGGGTACTACGACGTACGCCAGACCGTGATCACCACCGCGGGCAGCAAGATCGCGAACGCGAAGTCCGTCGCGGAGCTCGCGGACGCGAAGCTCGGCGCCCAGGTCGGTACGACGAGCTACACCGCGCTGCGCGACCAGGTGAAGCCGAAGCAGACGCCCGCGGTGTTCGACACCAACGACCTGGCCGTGCAGGCGCTGAAGAACAAGCAGATCGACGGCATCGTGGTGGACCTGCCGACCGCGTTCTACATGACCGCGGCGCAGCTCGACAACGGCAAGATCGTCGGCCAGTTGCCGGCCGGCGGGCAGGGCGAGCAGTTCGGGTTCGTCCTCGAGAAGAACTCGAAGCTGACCGGCTGCGTCTCCCAGGCGGTCGACGCGCTCAAGGCCGACGGCACCCTGGCGAACCTGCAGAAGCAGTACCTGACCCAGTCAGGCGCTCCCGAACTCTCGTGAGCACCTGGCAACCGTCCGAACTACAACGTGAGCGGATCGCCTACCGGCGCAGGCAGGCGCGGCGTTCGACGTTGATCGCGCTGGTCAGCTCGGTGGTCCTGCTCGCGCTGGTTGTCGTGGGCATCGGTTCGACACCGGGCTGGCCGCGGGTCCGGGAGACGTTCTTCGACGCCCAGCGCGGCTGGGAGGCGCTGCCGGTCGTTGCCCAGGGCCTCTGGTTGAACATCCGGGTGATGCTGGTCTGCGCCGTGCTGATCGTCGTGTTCGGCCTGACGCTGGCGATCATGCGGACACTGCGCGGACCGATCTTCTTCCCGCTCCGGGTGTTCGCGGCGGCCTACACGGACGTGTTCCGCGGGCTGCCCCTGCTGCTGGTGATCTTCCTGCTCGGGTTCGGTGTCCCGGCCCTGCAACTGCGCGGGCTGCCCAACCAGGCGGTGATCTGGGGCGGCGCCGCGCTGGTGCTGACCTATTCGTCGTACGTCGCCGAAGTCTTCCGCGCCGGGATCGAGTCCGTCCATCCGTCGCAGCGGGCCGCCGCGCGCTCGCTCGGCCTCACCTACCGGCAGACGCTGCGCTTCGTGGTCCTCCCACAGGCCGTACGGCGGGTGCTGCCGCCGCTGCTCAACGACTTCGTCAGCCTGCAGAAGGACTCCGGGCTGATCGCGGTCCTCGGCGTCATCGACGCGATCCGGGCCGCGCAACTGGAGACGGCCGAGGACTTCAACTTCACGCCGTACGTCGTCGCCGGGCTGCTGTTCGTCGCGCTGACGATCCCGCTGACGCGGCTGACCGACTACGTGGCCCGCAAACAGGGCTGGTACGGCGGGGGAGGGGGACCGGTATGAGCCTGCTCAAGCTGACAGGTGTGCGGAAGGCGTACGGCGACAACGTCGTCCTCGACGGCTTCGACCTGGAGGTCGCGGCGGGGGAGTGCGTCGTGCTGATCGGGGCGTCGGGCTCCGGCAAGTCGACACTGCTGCGCTGCGTGAACCTGCTGGAGACCGTCGACGACGGGGTGATCGAGCTGGCCGGTGCCGACATCACCGACCCGCGGGTCGACGCCGACAAGGTGCGGTCCGGGATCGGGATCGTGTTCCAGTCGTACAACCTGTTCCCGCACCTGACCGTGCTCGACAACATCACGCTGGCCCCGATCCGTGTGCACCGGGTGCCGCGGGACACCGCGCGGGCCCGGGCGCTGGAGATGCTGGAGCGCGTCGGGCTCGGCGACAAGGCCGGCGCCCGGCCGGACGAGCTGTCAGGTGGTCAGCAGCAGCGCGCCGCGATCGCCCGCGCGATGGTGAACTCGCCGCAGCTGATGCTGCTCGACGAAGTCACGTCCGCGCTCGACCCGGAGCTCGTCGGCGAGGTCCTCGACCTGCTCCGCGAGCTCAAGGCCGAGGGCATGACGATGCTGGTGTCCACCCACGAGATGGCGTTCGCCCGCGAGGTCGCCGACCAGGTCTGCTTCCTGCATCACGGCCGCCCGCTCGAGGTCGGCCCGCCGGACCGGGTGCTCGACGCGCCGCAGCAGCCGCGCACCCGGGAGTTCCTGAGGCGGATCAGCGGGACGACAGGTAGGTGAGCACCGCCATCACCCGGCGGTTGTCGTCCTCGGACGGCGGCAGGTCGAGCTTGGCGAAGATGTTGTTGGTGTGCTTGCTGACGGCCTTCTCGGTGACGAACAGGGCACTCGCGATCGCGGCGTTCGAGCGGCCTTCGGCCATCAGGCCGAGGACCTCGGACTCGCGCGGGGTGAGCCGGCTGATCGGCTCGTCGCGGGTGTTCCGGGCCAGCAGCTGACCGATCACGTCCGGGTCCATCGCCGTACCGCCGGCGGCGACCCGGCGGACCGCGTCCAGGAACTCGGCGACGTTCGACACCCGGTCCTTGAGCAGGTACCCGACGCCGCCCCCGCCGCCGGTGAGCAGCTCGCGGGCGTAGAGCTGCTCGACGTACTGCGAGAGCACCAGGATCGGGAGCCCCGGGACCTTCTCCCGGGCCTCGATCGCGGCCTTCAGGCCCTCGTCGGTGAACGTCGGCGGCAGCCGGACGTCGACGACCGCGACGTCCGGCCGGTGCTCGACCAGCGCGGGCACCAGCCGGGGCCCGTTGTCGACCGCCTCCACGACCTCGAAGTCGTGCGCCTCCAGCAGGCGGATCAGGCCGTCCCGGAGGAGGGCGTGGTCTTCAGCGATGAGGACTCGCAAGGCAGCTCCATGATCACGGTGGTCGGCCCGGCGCTCGGGCTCACCACGGTCAACGTACCGTCGAAGGCGGCCAGCCGCCGCTCGATACCGTACAGACCGCCGCCGGGCTTGACCGTGGCGCCTCCCACGCCGTCGTCGCCGACGATCATGTGCAGCCGCTCGTCCTCGTGGGTGATCTGGACCCAGGCGTTCGTCGCGGCCGAGTACTTGACCGCGTTCGCCAGGCACTCGGCGACCGCGAAGTACGCCGCCGACTCGACCGGCGCGGGCGGCCGGCCGGGGACGTCGAAGGTGACGTCGACCTTGAACGGGCAGGTCAGCGCGAGCGCCTTGACCGCGCCCTCGAGCCCGCGGTCGGCGAGCACCGGCGGGTGGATGCCGCGGACCAGGTCGCGGAGCTCGGACAGCGCCGTACTCGCCGACTGCCGGGCCTCGGTGAGCAGCGCCGCGGCCTGGGCCGGGTCGCGGGCCACCAGCTCCTCGGCCATGCCGAGGTTCATGCTCAGCGCGGCCAGCCGGGCCTGGGCGCCGTCGTGCAGGTCGCGCTCGATCCTGCGCAGCTCGGCCGCCTGGGTGTCGACGGTCTCGGCGCGGGACTCGGCCAGCTCGCGGACCCGCATCGCCAGCTTCGCGCTCTCGGTCGGGCCGAGCAGCGAGCGGGCCACGAACGCGTTCGCCTTCAGCAGCCGCTCGCCGGCCGCGTTCCAGATCAGGAACGCGATCAGCGCGACCGGCATCACCAGGAAGCTGGTCCAGAAGTTCACCGTCACCAGCCCGCCGAACGGCTCGGTGAACACGCCCTCCGGCGTGACGCCGACCAGCAGCGGGTAGACGAGGTAGAAGAGCCCGGCCAGGAACAGCACGGCGCTGAGCAGGGACAGCGTGAAGCCGAGCACCGCGTTCACCAGCAGCCAGACGATGTCCCGCCAGGTCTGCGGGTCGGTCAGGATCGTCCGCAGCCGCATCAGCATGCCGGGCATCGGGGGCTTCTTGTACGGGCGCGGGATCCGCTCGCCGAGGAACCCGGCCAGCATCGTGCGGTGGCAGTTCGCGAACCAGCGCGCGGCCGGCACGACCACGAGCAGCATCGGGATCCCGACCCAGACCGCGATCAGCGGCACGGACACCACGCTCAGCACGAACAGAGCGATCCCCAGCTCGGCCAGGATCGCGAGGAACAGCGCGATCCACGGCTGCGCGAGCTTGGGATAGCGCAACGGCGGCGCTTCGGTGGTGGCTGCAGCGGTGCTCATGGCTCCATCATGACCGAGCGTGAGGCTGGGCGCGGTGGGGTTATCCCCACTCTTCCCCTGGGGCTGCCTCCCCGGCGGATTCGGGTAGTAACTCTCATGTTTTCCGCCGTTAGGGCACACAGGCTTGATGACGTACGCTGGCCGTGGCTGTACGCCTAGGCCTCCCACCGCTCTCGAGACGAGGACCTGATGGCTCAGCCGATCGTGTCACCCGCTGCTACCCGCCGTTCCGACTTCTCCCCGCTGCTCCGCGAGATCAAGGCAGCCGGACTCCTGGAGCGCCGTACGGCGGCGTACGCGATGGCGATCGGGATCAACGTGGCGCTGACGGGCCTGACCTGGGCGGGGATCGCCGTGGTCGGCGCCTCGTGGTGGACCCTGCTGCTCGCCCTGCCGCTCGGCATCCTGACCACCCGCGCGGCGTTCTTCGGCCACGACGCCGGCCACCAGCAGATCGCCAGTTCGCGCAAGCTGCACGACTGGATCGGGCGGCTGCACGGCAACCTGCTGCTCGGGATGAGCTACGCCTGGTGGAACGACAAGCACAACCGGCACCACGCCAACCCGAACCACACCGACAAGGACCCGGACGTCGGCGAGGGCGTCCTGGTGTGGACGCTCGAACAGGCCGCCGGCCGCAAGGGCCTCGAGGGCTGGCTGAGCCGCAACCAGGCGCGCATCTTCTTCCCGCTGCTCACGCTGGAGGGCTTCAACCTCAAGGTGTCGAGCATCCGCTTCCTGCTCGCCCGCCGCCGGACCGAGAAGGTCGAGCTGGGCCTGATGGCCGCGCACCTGGTGCTGTACTTCACGGCGTTGTTCCTGATCCTGTCGCCGGCGCAGGCGCTGGTCTTCGCGCTGATCCACCACATGGTCTTCGGACTCCACCTCGGTAGCGTGTTCGCGCCGAACCACAAGGGCATGGAGATGCCCGACGCCGACAGCGACTGGGGGCACCTGGAGAAGCAGGTGCTGACCTCGCGGAACGTGAACGGCGGCCTGGTCACCGACTGGATGATGGGCGGCCTCAACTACCAGATCGAGCACCACCTCTTCCCGAGCATGCCGCGCGCCAACCTCCGGTTCGCCCAGCCGATCGTGCGGGCGTACTGCGAACGCATCGGAATGCCCTACGTTTCAACGGGTCTGATCGAGTCGTACCGAATGGGCCTGCGGCACATGCACGCGGTCGGCGAGGAACTTCGGAGCAATGCGAAGTAACCACTAGGCGGCTCGGTCGCGGGTCGGTTACGGTCTGGGCTCTCGGGGCCGCCCTCTCGATGTGAGGAGACCTGCATGACCGAAAGATCCGGTCTGAGTCGCCGTGGTTTGCTGGCCGGCGTCGCCGGTGTCACCGCCGCCACCGCTCTTCCCGCCGCACCCGCCTGGGGCGCCGACGACCTCCGGCCGGGTGCGGTGCACCGGCCGAACCTGGACAGGTACGACCGGCAGGTCGTGTCCGGCCTGTCGTCCGAGCGCGCCCTGGAGCACCTCCAGGTGCTGTCGGAGCGGATCGGCCCGCGGATCGGCGGTACGGCGAGCGAGAAGCGCGCCGCCGACTACATCGCGGGACAGCTCGACCGGTTCGGCTACCGGACCCGGCTCGAGCCGTTCCCGGTCGCGGACAAGTTCCTCGCCCAGATCACCGACGTCCGCGGCCTGCTGCCGGACGACCTGTGCTGGCAGGCCGGCGCCGCGCCCGGCGGCAAGCTCGACGTCACCGTCGAAGGCCCGGTCCGCGACGTCGGCCCGGCGACCGCTCCGGTCTGGCCCGCCGACCCCGCGCTGATCACCGGGTCGATCGTGATCGCGGACGACACCGCCGCCGCGCGGCCCGCGTTCGTCGCGGCGGCCGCCGCGCGCGGCGCGGTCGCGGTGATCCTGCTGCCCGCCGACGGGGTGTTCCCGCGGCGCGCCTCGGCCTTCTCGCCGAGCGGCCTGACCGACGCCCCGATCCCGGTCGTCGGCGTCGCCCAGGTGCAGAAGCGGCTGATCCGCGAGGCCCTCGGCGTGGTCAGCTCGCTGCCGCTGCGGATCAGTACGGCGGCGCACCGCGGGCTGATCTCCAACAACGTGATCGGCGAACGGCGCGGCAAGTCCGGCCCGAACGGCCCGATCGTGATGGTCAGCGGCCATTACGACACCGTGACCGGCGCGCCCGGCGCGAACGACGACGGCTCCGGGACAGTCCTGACGATGGAGCTGGCCCGGGTGTTCAGCCGGATCCCGACCGACGCGACGCTGCGGTTCGCGCTCTGGGGCTCGGAGGAGCAGGGTCTGATCGGCTCGCGGTACCACGTCAAGCAGCTCGCCCAGGACCAGCGCGACCGCTACCGGGCCGTGTTCCAGAACGACATGGTCGCGACCAGTTGGGACCCGGCCGTCACGTACTGGCTGCTGTCCTTCACCGGGCTCGCCAACGCCGCGACGGACGCGGTCCGGGCCGCCGGCCAGCGCCTCGGGTACGACGCCCAACTGGTCGGCCCGGTGCAGCGCGGCGCGTCCGACCACCAGTCGTTCCAGGAGGTCGGGATCGCGTCGGCGAACTTCTCCTGGCGCGGTGAGCTGGCGCCGTCGTTCCTCGAGCCGCCGTACCACTCGCCGGAGGACACGATCGCGAAGAACGTCAGCCCCGAGCGCCTCCAGGTCTCGATGGAGCTGATCGGCTGCGCGACGTACGCGGTTGCCCGCGGGTGACCTAGGCCATACGACTAGCCTTGAGGGGCTATGTCGCGCAGAAAGCCTTCGAAGTGGCAGCGGCCGGTCAGTGACCGGCCGCTGCTCGGCGGTACCCAGAGCCGGGAGGCGAAGGCGGACGGGGAGTGGAACGTCCGGCGGGTCTCCGGCTCCGCGTCGGCGAAGTCGTACCGCTGCCCGGGCTGCGACCAGCAGATCCCGCCGGCCACGCCGCATGTCGTCGTGTGGCCGGACAACCCCAGCCTGCTCGGTGCGCTGGGCGGGGCGCAGTCGCTCGACGAGCGCCGCCACTGGCACACGGCCTGCTGGCAGCGCAGTCGGTGACGGGCAGTCGGTGAAAGGGTGTAGCGCATGAAGCTTCCGGTCACGTCGTACGGCGAGACGGGGACCCCGGTCGTGGTGATGCACGGGCTGTTCGGCTCGGGGCGGAACTGGATGACCGCCGCCCGGCGGCTCGCGGACCGGCACCGGGTGTTCGCCTTGGACCTGCGCAACCACGGCACATCGCCGCACGTGGACACCATGAGCTACCCGGAGATGGCTGACGACGTCCGCGAGACGATCGAGTCGCTCGGCGTCGGCCCGGTCGCGCTGGTCGGGCACTCGATGGGCGGCAAGACCGCGATGCTCACCGCGCTGCGGCACCCGTCGGTGGTCGAGCGGCTCGTCGTGGTCGACGCGGCGCCGGTCGGCTACCCGCCGGCCTTCGTGGAGTACGCCCGCGCGATGCGCACCGCCGACCTGTCGTCGGTCACCCGGCGCGCGGAGGTCGACGCCCAGCTGGTCGACGCCGTACCCACTCCCGGAACGCGCGCGTTCCTCCTCCAGAACCTGATCCTCGACGAGTCCGGCGCCCGCTGGCGCCCGAACCTTCCGGTCATCGAGGCCTCGCTGCCCGCCATCTCCGGCTGGCCCACCGAGGCCGCCGGCCTGGTCTACGACGGCCCGACCCTGTTCATCTACGGCGGCAAGTCCGACTACGTCCAACAGGACCACCGCGCCACCATCGCGACGTACTTCCCCCAGGTCCGGTACGCCGAGGTCCCCGAGGCAGGCCACTGGGTCCACGCCGAACGACTCGACGACTTCCTCGCCGCCCTCACCCCCTTCCTGCCCTGACAGCCCGGGACTACAGTCCCGAGCAGGGGGAGGGGGAGTCATGCCGGCTTTCGCGGGAATCGATCATGTCAGCCTGTCGGTCACTGACCTCGACCGCAGCGAGCAGTTCTACACCGAGGTCCTCGGGTTGAAGCCGCTTCTCGACTTCGGGTCCGTCCGGATCCTGGTGGACCGGCCGAGCGGGTTCATCCTGGCGCTGGCCAAGCACGACGGCGCGGCGGGCGGGCCGTTCACCGAGTTGAACACGGGGCTGGACCATCTCGGGATGGCGGCGGCCACCCGGGACGAGCTGGTCGAGTGGGAGCGCCGGTTCGAGGCGCTGGGGGTGACTTACACGCCGATCCGGGACGAGGCGTTCGCCTCGCACCTGAACTTCCGCGACCCGGACGACATCGCGCTCGAGTTCAGCGCCTCGAACGAGGTGTACAGCGGCTGGCTGGCCGAACTGCAGGACCGCGACATTCCGGCGGACGAGATCCGGGCACGTGTGATGGACCATCTCCAGTCCCGCGGGTAAACGGTTGTCAGTAATCCATTGACCTTCACCTGAATACATCGGTAAGTTTTCAACCCAGGTTCCTGCAGGATCCACGATCTGGGTGGTGGTGGCGATGGCGGTCCGGACCGGCGCACAGCGGCTGGCCGAGGACCCGGGGCTGGTGCCGGACGGGCGCCTGGGACTGATCACGAACTTCACCGGCGTGCTGCCTGACCTCACGCCGACATCGGTCGCGCTGCGGGCGTCCGGGGTGCCGTTGACGGCGCTGTTCGGTCCCGAGCACGGGCTTCGCGGTACGGCGCAGGCGGGCGCGAGCGAAGGGGAGGGCGTCGACCCGGACACCGGTCTGCCGGTTTTCGACACCTACCGGCGAAAAGGACGGGCGCTCCACGACCTGTTCTCCGGGGTCGACGCGCTGCTGTTCGACATCCAGGACATCGGGACGCGGTTCTACACCTACATCTGGACGATGTACGACTGCCAGCAGGCCGCGGCGCGGCTCGGGCTGCCGTTCGTCGTCCTCGACCGGCCGAACCCGCTCGGCGGCGTCCGGGTCGAAGGGCCGATGCTGCAGCCCGGGTTCGAGAGCTTCGTCGGGCGGGCACCGATTCCGCTCCGCCACGGGCTGACCGTCGGCGAGCTGGCCCTCCAGTTGGGTACGGCGACGGTGATCCCGATGGAAGGCTGGCGCCGCGACACGGCCACGACCGGCCTGCCGTGGGTGCCGCCGTCGCCGAACATGCCGACGCCGGACACCGCGCTCGTCTATCCGGGCACCGGCCTCTTCGAGGGCACCAACCTCAGCGAGGGCCGCGGTACGACGCGGCCGTTCGAGACGATCGGGGCGCCGTACGTCGACGACCGGTTCGTGCCGGCGCTGCGGGCGCTCGACCTGCCGGGCGTGAGCTTCCGGCGGACGTGGTTCGAGCCGGTGTTCAGCAAGTACGCCGGGCAAGTGGTGTCCGGCGTACAACTGCACGTGGACGACCCGGAGATGTTCGAACCGGTGCGGACCGCGCTGGAGATGTTGCGCGTGCTGAACGAGCTCTACCCCGACTTCGCGCTGCTGCCGTCGCTGGACAAGCTGTGGGGCTCGGACTCGCTCCGCAAGGCCCTCGAGGCGGGCGACGACCCCGTCGAACTCTTGCCCCCAGCAACCACACCGTCCAGCTGGGTCCGGCCCGGCGTACTGCTCTACGAAGGAGACGCGCGATGAACGGCTCCGAGGCAACTTCCGCGACCTGCTCCGATGAGACCGCGGCCGCCGCGACGATCCGCGCCTTCCGGGTCGGGGACGGGCCCGCGCTCGCCGCCGCGTGGACCGCCGCGGCGCCGGCCGACCCGATCAGCTACCAGCGCTTCCGCGACCTGTTCCTGCTCGACCGGAACTTCGACGCGGCCGGTCTCCAGGTGGCCGTGATCAATGATCAGATCGTCGGCGCCGCGTACGCCGTCCGCCGCCTGATCGCCGTCGACGCCGACGACCTGGAGCCGGTGTCCGGCTGGATCCCGTTCTTCTTCGTGCATCCGGAGTACCGGCGCCAGGGGATCGGCCGCGCCCTGGTGTCCGCGGCCATGGACTGGCTGCGCTCGCACGGGCGGTCCGAGGTGTTCTTCTCGTCGTACACGCCCAACTACTTCCTCCCGGGGCTCGACGCGGCCCGCTACCCGGACGCCGCCCGGCTGCTCGCCGACCTCGGCTTCGAGCGCGGGTACGACGCGGTCGCGATGGACCGCAGCCTCGTCGGGTACGCCGTACCGGACGAGGTCCGCAAGCGGATCGACGCACTGACGGCCGACGGCCACAGTTTCGGTACGCCGACCGACGACGAGCTGACGGCGCTGATCACGATCGCCGGGTCGGAGTTCAACCCGGACTGGGCGCGGGCGATCCGCGAAGGCGTGCTCGGCGGCCTGCCACTCGATCGCATCGTGGTGGCACGGGACCCCGGCCGGGTGATCCTCGGCTGGGCGATGCACGGAACGTACGAAGGGGTGATCGACCGCTTCGGGCCGTTCGGTGTGCGGCCGTCCGCGCGCGGCACCGGGCTCGGCAAGGTGCTACTGCACCTGACGCTCGAGCGGATGGTCGCCGCCGGCGCGCACAGCGCCTGGTTCCTGTGGACCGGCAAGAAGTCCGCGGCCGGGCAGCTGTACCTGAAGACAGGGTTCGACATCACCCGCACGTTCACCATCCTCCGGGCGCCGTTGCTCCCGGCTGGCGGAAAGGAGTGACAAATGCGCATGGCCAAGTGTTTGCGGCTGGCAGTTGTCCTGGGGCTCCTCGCGACGGGCGCTGCCTGTGGGGGCGGCGGCTCGGGCAGTAGCGACGGGAAGGTCGAGCTGACGCTGCTGAGCCACTACAGCGACGGCCCGTCCAAAGAGGGCCTGGACAAGATGATCCAGCAGTGGAACAACGAGAACCCGAACGTCCAGGTGAAGGCGCAGGTGGTCAAGTTCGACGACCTGCTCACCACGATGACGGTCCGGCAGACCGGCGGGCGTGGCGCCGACATCGTCAGCGCGTACGGCCTGTGGGGCGGCCAGCTGATGAAGGCGAACGTCGTGGCGAAGGTGCCGGACGAGATCGCGACCAAGATCAAGGCGGAGTACAGCCCGGCGGCGCTCGGCGCGGTGACCACCGGCGACACGCTGCTCGGGTACCCGACCGAGCTGAACACCTACGTGCTGTTCTACAACAAGAAGATCCTGGCGGCGGCCGGGATCAGCAAGCCGCCGGCCACCTGGGCCGAGCTCGCCGACGCGGCGCGCAAGACCGTGAAGCGCGATGCCAAGGGCAACATCCAGGTCGAGGGCCTGAGCCTGATCCAGGACGGCGACAACAAGTCGGTGCACCCGTTCCTGTCGCTGCTGGACGCGGCCGGCGGCACCTTCCTCGGCCCGGACGGTACGCCGCGGTTCGACAACGCCGAGGGCAAGGCGGCGCTGAAGTTCGAGTCCGAGCTGGCCGCGGCGAAGGCGACGAACCCGTCGATCATGCCGACCAAGCAGTTCCGCAGCGGCGGGGTCGCGATGGCGATCCAGGCCGGCTGGTGGATCGGCAGCCTGAAGACCCAGATGAAGGACAAGTACGCCTCCGACGTCGGCGTGGCCGCGATCCCGGGCCCGGCGGCGGGCAGCAAGGGCTCGCTGGCGTACGGCTTCTTCATGGGCGTGAACCAGCGCAGCAAGCACGCCGACGAGGCGTGGAAGTTCCTCACCTGGATGAACGAGCACAAGGCCTCCGACGGCAAGGTGACCGAGACCGGGAAGTGGCTGGCCGACCAGGGCCTGATCCCGCCGCGGACCGCTGACCAGGCGGAGTACAAGAAGTCGTTGTCCGATCCGAACCTGGCGCCGATCTACGACGCGGCGACGTACGCGATGGCCGAGCCCAACCAGCCCGGCGCGTACGAGGCCAAGACCGCGCTGCACAACTCGATCATGGGTGTGCTTGCCAACGGCAAGAATCCCGACGAGGCGCTGACCCAGGCCGCGAAGGCGGTCAAGCCGCAATGACGTCCGCGGTCGGCAGGGTCGGCACCTTGGCGGTGCCGGCCCAGCGCGTCGGCAAGCTGCACCGGGAGGGACGGGCGGCGTACCTGTTCCTGTCGCCGGCGTTGCTGTTCTTCTGCGTGTTCCTGATCCTGCCGTTCCTGTTCGCGATCGTGCTCGCGTTCTCCGACTGGGGCGGGTTCGACCTCGGCACCCTGCGGTGGGCGGGCGCCGCGAACTTCGGCGACGTACTCAGCCTGGACGGGACGTTCGTCAAGCCGATCCTGGTGAACACGCTGCTGTTCGCGTTCGGCTCGGTGTTCCTGGCGACCTTCGGCTCGGTGCTGGTGGCCTACTGCATCGACCGGCTGGCGTTCCAGGGGTTCTGGCGGGTGCTGTACTTCCTGCCGGTGGTCGCGACGG containing:
- a CDS encoding helix-turn-helix domain-containing protein — its product is MNLRYPAESPHPVVRRLATGEFDEGPEYATYRRRGTTDWLLVQTLDGQGRFGQVAAAPGSVTLVRPGTLHDYATVGDRWHFLYAHLHPKPDWLPLLDWPEVAPGTVQLHPAGPTFDRIAGHLRDAVRHQRSVLPQAEQLSVNSLEAALLWCDTQNPKAVQIDDRLLRAIELVDQDLTANLDVPRLARAVNLSVSRFAHLFREQLGVTPQQFVERRRLDAAARLLELTSRSVASVAAQVGYADPLYFSTRFRLHTGNSPTSYRKRT
- a CDS encoding ABC transporter substrate-binding protein, giving the protein MRTRAVVAGLAVLAVVGLGACAPEDSSSGAATPSGADDCAKDKLAVKTAGTLTVGTDKPAYEPWFSGDDPSNGKGYESAVTYAVAKKLGFEQAEVKWQTVQFNTAFAPGPKAFDLDVNQVSISEDRRKAVDFSSGYYDVRQTVITTAGSKIANAKSVAELADAKLGAQVGTTSYTALRDQVKPKQTPAVFDTNDLAVQALKNKQIDGIVVDLPTAFYMTAAQLDNGKIVGQLPAGGQGEQFGFVLEKNSKLTGCVSQAVDALKADGTLANLQKQYLTQSGAPELS
- a CDS encoding amino acid ABC transporter permease; this translates as MSTWQPSELQRERIAYRRRQARRSTLIALVSSVVLLALVVVGIGSTPGWPRVRETFFDAQRGWEALPVVAQGLWLNIRVMLVCAVLIVVFGLTLAIMRTLRGPIFFPLRVFAAAYTDVFRGLPLLLVIFLLGFGVPALQLRGLPNQAVIWGGAALVLTYSSYVAEVFRAGIESVHPSQRAAARSLGLTYRQTLRFVVLPQAVRRVLPPLLNDFVSLQKDSGLIAVLGVIDAIRAAQLETAEDFNFTPYVVAGLLFVALTIPLTRLTDYVARKQGWYGGGGGPV
- a CDS encoding amino acid ABC transporter ATP-binding protein, whose product is MSLLKLTGVRKAYGDNVVLDGFDLEVAAGECVVLIGASGSGKSTLLRCVNLLETVDDGVIELAGADITDPRVDADKVRSGIGIVFQSYNLFPHLTVLDNITLAPIRVHRVPRDTARARALEMLERVGLGDKAGARPDELSGGQQQRAAIARAMVNSPQLMLLDEVTSALDPELVGEVLDLLRELKAEGMTMLVSTHEMAFAREVADQVCFLHHGRPLEVGPPDRVLDAPQQPRTREFLRRISGTTGR
- a CDS encoding response regulator transcription factor produces the protein MRVLIAEDHALLRDGLIRLLEAHDFEVVEAVDNGPRLVPALVEHRPDVAVVDVRLPPTFTDEGLKAAIEAREKVPGLPILVLSQYVEQLYARELLTGGGGGVGYLLKDRVSNVAEFLDAVRRVAAGGTAMDPDVIGQLLARNTRDEPISRLTPRESEVLGLMAEGRSNAAIASALFVTEKAVSKHTNNIFAKLDLPPSEDDNRRVMAVLTYLSSR
- a CDS encoding sensor histidine kinase; protein product: MSTAAATTEAPPLRYPKLAQPWIALFLAILAELGIALFVLSVVSVPLIAVWVGIPMLLVVVPAARWFANCHRTMLAGFLGERIPRPYKKPPMPGMLMRLRTILTDPQTWRDIVWLLVNAVLGFTLSLLSAVLFLAGLFYLVYPLLVGVTPEGVFTEPFGGLVTVNFWTSFLVMPVALIAFLIWNAAGERLLKANAFVARSLLGPTESAKLAMRVRELAESRAETVDTQAAELRRIERDLHDGAQARLAALSMNLGMAEELVARDPAQAAALLTEARQSASTALSELRDLVRGIHPPVLADRGLEGAVKALALTCPFKVDVTFDVPGRPPAPVESAAYFAVAECLANAVKYSAATNAWVQITHEDERLHMIVGDDGVGGATVKPGGGLYGIERRLAAFDGTLTVVSPSAGPTTVIMELPCESSSLKTTPSSGTA
- a CDS encoding acyl-CoA desaturase translates to MAQPIVSPAATRRSDFSPLLREIKAAGLLERRTAAYAMAIGINVALTGLTWAGIAVVGASWWTLLLALPLGILTTRAAFFGHDAGHQQIASSRKLHDWIGRLHGNLLLGMSYAWWNDKHNRHHANPNHTDKDPDVGEGVLVWTLEQAAGRKGLEGWLSRNQARIFFPLLTLEGFNLKVSSIRFLLARRRTEKVELGLMAAHLVLYFTALFLILSPAQALVFALIHHMVFGLHLGSVFAPNHKGMEMPDADSDWGHLEKQVLTSRNVNGGLVTDWMMGGLNYQIEHHLFPSMPRANLRFAQPIVRAYCERIGMPYVSTGLIESYRMGLRHMHAVGEELRSNAK